The Penicillium oxalicum strain HP7-1 chromosome IV, whole genome shotgun sequence genome contains a region encoding:
- a CDS encoding Elongin-C → MASQNEPEYVTLVSSDGFEFIVPRSAACISGTIRRMLDPTSKFSEALTGRCVLETLNGVVLEKVCEYFLYNEKHKDQANVPDMEIPAELCLELLMAADYLDT, encoded by the exons ATGGCTAGCCAGAATGAGCCAGAATATGTGACTCTTGTATCCAGTGATGGATTTGAGTTCATTGTTCCCCGCAGTGCTGCTTGCATATCCGGGACTATTCGGCGCATGCTCGACCCTACAA GTAAATTCTCGGAAGCTTTGACTGGTCGATGTGTATTGGAGACTTTAAA TGGCGTTGTTCTCGAGAAAGTCTGCGAATACTTCCTTTATAATGAAAAGCACAAGGATCAGGCCAATGTGCCGGACATGGAAATTCCAGCTGAGTTGTGTCTGGAGCTTTTGATGGCGGCCGACTACTTGGACACCTAG
- a CDS encoding Ubiquitin-activating enzyme E1-like, whose product MRASTIKRSLGAELTHKIKESRVLLVGAGGIGCELLKNLVLTGFGEVHIIDLDTIDLSNLNRQFLFRHEHIKKPKALVAKDVAHNFRPDVKLEAYHANIMDSQFSVGWFKSFNIVFNALDNLAARRHVNSMCLAAGVPLIESGTTGFNGQVQVIKGGETECYDCNPKATPKTFAICTIRTTPSQPIHCIVWAKSYLLPHLFGASEEEAAELDTTENSDNAQEIAKLRKEAQTLREVRKAMGTEDFFETVFKMVFEADIERLRAMEDAWKTREAPKVLAFDELLERSNSTVVPDSSADQRPWTVEENFTMFKDSLTRLSKRFKELQDKAAPEDPEPILTFDKDDEDTLDFVAATANLRAEAFHMGSTSKFDTKQMAGNIIPAIATTNAMTASLCVLQSFKVLRNDLSSAKMVFLERSGQRAINSEALRPPNRKCEVCNVARGILSMDANATLEDLVKGVLQLDLGYSEELSIRVGQEIVYEPDMEENISMKLSEFGIKHDTTLTVIDEDDREQDPRVNLECWVTERNGSVEYPKPITLEVQGEIPRMPAQKGSGASVPEIADASKATDSVIASEQDSVETSEFANGLGKRKREAEDEPLTNGHVDKKVASGSSQTANDAVVVVDDDENGAIVIDD is encoded by the exons ATGCGAGCCAGTACGATTAAACGCTCCCTTGGAGCTGAATTGACacacaagatcaaggaa TCCCGAGTGCTCTTGGTCGGCGCTGGCGGCATCGGCTGCGAACTATTGAAAAACCTCGTTCTCACTGGCTTCGGTGAAGTCCACATTATCGACCTCGATACCATTGATCTCAGTAACTTGAACCGCCAATTCCTCTTTCGACATGAGCACATTAAAAAGCCCAAAGCTCTG GTGGCGAAGGACGTGGCCCACAACTTCCGACCTGATGTGAAACTGGAAGCTTACCATGCAAACATCATGGACAGCCAATTCAGCGTCGGCTGGTTCAAGTCGTTCAACATCGTCTTCAACGCTTTGGATAACCTGGCGGCTCGGCGACATGTGAACAGCATGTGTTTGGCCGCTGGTGTGCCGTTGATCGAGAGTGGAACCACCGGTTTCAATGGCCAGGTCCAGGTTATCAAAGGG GGCGAGACCGAGTGTTACGACTGCAATCCGAAAGCGACCCCAAAGACCTTTGCCATCTGCACCATTCGCACCACACCGTCGCAGCCGATCCACTGTATTGTTTGGGCTAAGAGCTACCTTCTACC ACACCTCTTTGGGGCGAGTGAAGAGGAGGCGGCTGAGCTTGACACAACTGAGAACTCTGACAATG CCCAAGAAATTGCGAAGTTGCGGAAGGAAGCACAAACATTGAGAGAGGTCCGGAAAGCGATGGGAACCGAAGACTTCTTCGAGACCGTGTTTAAGATGGTGTTTGAGGCGGATATAGAACGGCTCCGTGCCATGGAAGACGCgtggaagactcgcgaggcCCCAAAGGTGCTTGCGTTTGACGAGCTTCTCGAACGGTCAAACTCGACTGTCGTACCCGATTCAAGCGCCGATCAAAGGCCGTGGACGGTGGAAGAGAATTTCACCATGTTCAAAGACAG TTTGACCCGCCTGAGTAAACGATTCAAAGAGCTCCAGGACAAAGCTGCTCCGGAGGACCCGGAGCCAATCTTGACATTTGAcaaggacgacgaggataCGCTGGACTTTGTGGCGGCCACTGCGAATCTTCGGGCAGAAGCTTTCCACATGGGCTCCACCTCGAAGTTTGACACGAAGC AAATGGCGGGCAATATTATTCCTGCTATTGCAACGACAAATGCGATGACGGCAAGTCTTTGTGTCTTACAGTCTTTCAAAGTTCTTCGAAATGATCTGTCAAGCGCCAAAATG GTATTCCTTGAGAGATCGGGTCAGCGAGCAATCAATTCGGAAGCGCTTCGACCTCCCAATAGAAAATGTGAGGTGTGCAATGTTGCGCGGGGTATTCTTTCCATGGATGCCAACGCGACACTAGAAGACTTGGTGAAGGGTGTGCTTCAGCTGGACCTCGGTTATTCCGAAGAACTTTCTATTCGCGTTGGCCAGGAAATCGTCTACGAGCCTGACATGGAAGAGAACATCTCGATGAAACTCTCCGAATTCGGCATCAAACACGATACTACCTTGACTGTCATTGACGAAGACGACAGAGAGCAGGATCCTCGCGTGAATTTGGAGTGTTGGGTTACTGAAAG AAATGGGTCGGTCGAATACCCAAAACCCATCACATTGGAGGTTCAGGGAGAGATCCCAAGGATGCCTGCTCAAAAGGGGTCTGGGGCATCTGTACCAGAGATCGCAGATGCTTCGAAGGCTACAGACTCGGTTATTGCCTCCGAGCAAGACTCTGTGGAAACCTCGGAGTTTGCCAATGGCCTCGGTAAACGCAAGCGCGAGGCAGAGGATGAGCCCTTAACAAACGGCCACGTGGATAAGAAGGTTGCCAGCGGTTCATCACAAACTGCGAATGACGCCGTGGTCgtcgttgatgatgatgaaaacGGCGCCATTGTTATCGATGACTAG
- a CDS encoding Queuosine salvage protein codes for MPLLDPATPTKTKRVDSESDDGADPELVELLRQHLGLSGKQGKNSPPETKVLENAQYIFDNAIDVALNPAQTKEAAETIWQMMQKKSYSTQTWSDHELHPQTKDENTVDFIFLMDLLNFSFWSEETDESKRFCIEYRGRRWTGYWSLVAAIQRALDEGIPITSPDYWVDEGECTEEQLRYVFRSATDEEIPLFEERVRCMREAGEVLCDEFGGSFANCIDDANQSAAALVNLVTDRFDCFRDETVFNGKRVRLYKRAQILVADLWACFNGEDFGEFHDIDKITMFADYRIPQMLHQLGCMRYSPSLESHIRSLKPIAPGSQWEVELRGTSIWCVELIRREIEKRHPEVKAAGTKGITTSHDGSIDQQPKTHRVNAILIDFFLYDTMKTLEKEKNESIPHHRTRSIWY; via the exons ATGCCCTTATTAGATCCAGCCACGCCCACCAAGACTAAGCGTGTGGATAGCGAGTCGGATGATGGAGCGGACCCTGAGCTGGTTGAGCTTCTTCGCCAACACCTTGGTCTAAGTGGCAAGCAGGGGAAAAACAGTCCACCAGAGACCAAAGTCTTGGAGAATGCCCAGTACATCTTTGACAATGCTATTGACGTGGCGCTGAATCCGGCCCAGACCAAGGAGGCTGCAGAGACAATATGGCAAATGATGCAAAAGAAATCATATTCTACTCAGACGTGGTCGGACCATGAGCTTCACCCACAGACCAAGGATGAGAACACAGTGGATTTCATCTTCCTTATGGATCTGCTCAATTTCAGTTTCTGGTCAGAGGAGACGGACGAGTCGAAGCGCTTCTGCATCGAGTACAGGGGGAGACGGTGGACGGGATACTGGAGTTTGGTCGCCGCGATACAAAGGGCCCTGGACGAAG GCATTCCAATTACCTCGCCAGACTACTGGGTCGACGAGGGAGAGTGTACCGAGGAGCAGCTGCGATATGTCTTCCGTTCTGCAACAGACGAAGAGATTCCCCTGTTTGAGGAGCGGGTGCGATGCATGCGCGAAGCGGGCGAGGTTCTTTGTGAT GAATTTGGAGGCAGCTTTGCCAACTGTATCGACGACGCCAATCAGTCTGCCGCTGCGTTGGTGAACTTGGTCACCGACCGGTTCGATTGCTTCCGTGACGAGACCGTCTTCAATGGCAAAAGAGTCCGACTATATAAGCGGGCTCAGATCCTGGTCGCGGATCTTTGGGCTTGCTTCAACGGTGAAGACTTTGGCGAGTTTCATGACATTGATAAGATCACCATGTTTGCAG ACTATCGTATCCCTCAAATGCTGCATCAATTGGGCTGCATGCGCTACTCGCCCTCTTTGGAATCTCACATTCGCAGCCTGAAACCCATCGCTCCCGGTTCACAGTGGGAAGTTGAGCTCCGCGGCACGAGTATCTGGTGTGTGGAGCTGATCAGgcgagaaattgaaaaacGGCATCCAGAAGTGAAGGCTGCTGGCACAAAAGGCATTACTACTTCCCATGACGGAAGTATCGACCAACAACCGAAGACGCACAGAGTCAACGCGATTTTGAtcgatttctttttgtacGATACCATGAAGAcattggagaaggagaagaacgaGAGTATCCCTCACCACCGAACTCGAAGCATCTGGTACTGA